The following are encoded together in the Candidatus Tumulicola sp. genome:
- a CDS encoding alkaline phosphatase family protein yields the protein MTFENLRAIAHRAYRSIGDAHMMSVNTVYSNIRWGAAVIVLALPQAVAAASPAPSAVPRIAHVTIIVMENRDDESVAGNKNAPYFNNQLVRQGVLMTNAHAVAHPSQPNYLALFSGSTQGVTSDHCPVSFEAPNVATELMAAGLTFAGYAESIPRDGYQGCWTALYARKHVPWADFANVPASLNRVYHGLPSQLPSLLWITPNMCNDMHNCSTRTGDRWLQANLPQLIAWNAKNDGLLIVTWDEAEPDRDGTNRIPTVLVGPMLRAGTTSAQRIDHYSTLRTIEAAFGLGCLQKDCSSSPIGGIWR from the coding sequence ATGACCTTTGAAAACCTGCGAGCCATCGCACACCGTGCCTATCGAAGCATCGGCGACGCCCATATGATGAGCGTTAACACAGTGTACTCAAATATCCGGTGGGGTGCCGCCGTGATCGTTCTCGCTTTGCCGCAGGCGGTCGCGGCCGCGTCGCCCGCGCCGAGCGCGGTTCCGCGTATCGCGCACGTTACGATCATCGTGATGGAGAACCGCGACGACGAATCGGTCGCGGGAAACAAAAATGCTCCGTACTTCAATAATCAACTCGTTCGGCAGGGCGTGCTGATGACCAACGCGCACGCGGTGGCGCATCCTAGCCAGCCGAATTACCTCGCCCTATTTTCGGGATCGACACAGGGCGTAACGTCGGACCACTGTCCTGTCTCATTCGAAGCTCCGAATGTCGCCACCGAGCTAATGGCCGCGGGCTTAACGTTCGCCGGGTACGCGGAGTCCATACCGCGCGACGGCTATCAGGGCTGTTGGACGGCGCTGTATGCGCGCAAGCACGTGCCGTGGGCCGATTTCGCGAACGTGCCGGCATCGCTCAACCGCGTCTATCACGGGCTGCCGTCGCAGCTGCCGTCGTTGCTGTGGATCACGCCGAACATGTGCAACGATATGCATAACTGCTCGACGCGCACCGGCGACCGTTGGCTGCAGGCAAATCTCCCGCAACTCATTGCGTGGAATGCGAAGAACGACGGCCTATTGATCGTTACGTGGGACGAAGCCGAACCGGATCGCGACGGAACGAACCGGATTCCAACCGTGCTGGTCGGGCCTATGCTGCGAGCCGGAACTACCTCTGCGCAGCGTATCGACCACTATTCGACCTTGCGCACGATCGAGGCCGCGTTCGGCCTTGGCTGCTTGCAAAAGGACTGTTCGTCAAGTCCCATCGGCGGTATCTGGCGTTGA
- a CDS encoding MFS transporter, with translation MQRGTAATSGAWIVAATVLGSSLVFIDGSVVSIALPVLQDAFHATTFDAQWVVEGYTLVLGAFMLLCGALGDRYGRKRLFVMGVVTFALGSILCGMANSMPALIGARLLQGAGGTMLAPASLALLGATFEGEARGKAIGTWSGWTAMTSAIGPVAGGAIVDHFGWRWIFFINVPIALAVVVIALRHVSESRDEDEGGPLDILGSIVVSLGLGLVVYAFVFSGLSGWNEIAIGSLVLGVASLIGFVVLEGRVKNPILPLALFANREFSGINAMTFLLYAALSGVFFFLPFVLIQVDGYSATVTGFSMLPFVVLIVALSRYSGALTYRVGRRTMLVTGPSVTALGFCALAFLPNMHYWTGVFPAVILVGIGMGLTVAPLTTTMIDSVPEHNVGVASGVNNAVSRVAGLLAVAILGSLIAFAFDSHLSKRADAASFSAQQRADLAAQRAAMAAARFHDPRETAVVKGAYLDGFRVVSMACVLLTLGSALIAATTLSNRRSTPDTADGT, from the coding sequence ATGCAGCGTGGAACCGCGGCGACCTCGGGTGCGTGGATCGTGGCGGCCACGGTGCTCGGCTCGAGCCTGGTCTTTATCGATGGCAGCGTCGTTTCGATCGCGTTGCCGGTGCTGCAAGACGCGTTCCACGCCACCACCTTCGACGCGCAGTGGGTGGTCGAAGGCTACACGCTCGTGTTGGGTGCGTTCATGTTGCTGTGCGGCGCGCTTGGCGACCGCTACGGCCGTAAACGACTCTTTGTGATGGGCGTCGTCACGTTCGCTCTTGGATCGATCTTATGCGGAATGGCCAATTCGATGCCCGCGCTCATCGGGGCTCGCCTATTGCAAGGCGCCGGCGGAACGATGCTGGCCCCTGCGAGTTTGGCGCTCCTAGGCGCAACCTTCGAGGGCGAAGCGCGCGGAAAAGCCATCGGAACGTGGTCGGGTTGGACCGCGATGACCAGCGCGATCGGGCCGGTAGCCGGCGGCGCGATCGTCGACCATTTCGGCTGGCGCTGGATCTTTTTCATCAACGTGCCCATCGCGCTGGCGGTAGTCGTGATTGCGCTGCGCCACGTGAGCGAAAGCCGCGACGAGGACGAGGGCGGACCGCTCGACATCTTGGGCTCGATCGTCGTGTCACTGGGTCTGGGTCTGGTCGTCTACGCCTTTGTGTTCAGCGGACTATCCGGCTGGAACGAAATCGCAATCGGTTCGTTGGTGCTGGGCGTCGCATCACTCATTGGCTTCGTCGTGCTGGAAGGCCGAGTCAAGAATCCGATCCTTCCGCTCGCCCTATTTGCCAATCGCGAATTCAGCGGCATCAACGCGATGACGTTTCTGCTGTACGCCGCGTTATCGGGCGTGTTCTTCTTCTTGCCGTTCGTGCTGATTCAAGTGGATGGCTACAGCGCGACCGTGACCGGCTTTTCGATGCTGCCGTTCGTCGTGCTGATCGTGGCGTTATCGCGGTACTCGGGAGCGCTTACCTATCGTGTCGGACGGCGTACGATGCTGGTAACCGGGCCTTCGGTGACGGCCCTCGGTTTCTGCGCGCTCGCGTTCCTTCCCAACATGCACTATTGGACGGGGGTCTTCCCGGCCGTCATTCTGGTCGGTATCGGAATGGGATTGACGGTCGCTCCGCTCACCACCACGATGATCGACTCGGTGCCGGAACACAACGTGGGTGTGGCGTCGGGTGTCAACAATGCCGTGTCGCGCGTCGCGGGACTGCTGGCGGTTGCGATACTCGGATCGCTGATCGCATTCGCGTTCGACAGCCACTTGTCGAAGCGCGCGGACGCGGCTTCGTTTTCGGCGCAGCAGCGTGCGGATCTAGCAGCGCAACGCGCCGCAATGGCGGCGGCGCGATTTCACGACCCACGCGAAACTGCAGTCGTGAAGGGTGCCTATCTCGATGGGTTTCGCGTCGTTTCCATGGCGTGCGTTCTGCTGACGTTGGGTTCGGCGCTGATCGCCGCTACGACGCTCTCAAACCGCCGTTCAACGCCAGATACCGCCGATGGGACTTGA
- a CDS encoding GNAT family N-acetyltransferase, whose product MRIERLSTANESSALEFLERRPYERVVIAHLVMYGSPHARNSIALALDASGVRGVGFFGNEILLSGDEATAQAFADFAAGFRRNGQRMIVGPQATVASFWPRIAAGRIPPRIVRERQLVMRVERESLRPSSLPVRVRLARPAEASIVAENSAQMIVGELGYDPRKARAEFSGGIREMIARERWWVGEYDGRLCFFCSVGAWCRETAQLQGVWSPPDLRGRGLATASLTAICEKLLDFSPSLSLFVNDFNESAIAMYRRVGFSYVADYQSLIF is encoded by the coding sequence GTGCGCATCGAGCGATTATCCACTGCGAACGAAAGCTCGGCGCTGGAGTTTCTCGAACGGCGGCCGTACGAACGCGTCGTTATCGCACACCTCGTGATGTACGGGTCGCCGCACGCGCGCAACTCGATCGCTCTCGCGCTCGATGCGTCCGGCGTGCGCGGCGTCGGGTTCTTTGGGAACGAAATCCTCTTGTCGGGTGACGAAGCGACGGCGCAGGCGTTTGCCGATTTCGCCGCGGGTTTTCGACGCAACGGACAACGGATGATCGTCGGCCCGCAAGCGACGGTCGCTTCGTTTTGGCCGCGAATCGCCGCCGGTCGCATACCCCCGCGCATCGTGCGCGAGCGACAGCTCGTGATGCGCGTCGAACGCGAGTCGTTACGTCCGTCCTCCCTGCCGGTGCGCGTTCGTCTCGCGCGACCGGCCGAAGCCTCGATCGTCGCCGAAAATTCGGCGCAAATGATCGTCGGCGAGCTTGGATACGATCCGCGCAAAGCACGGGCCGAGTTCTCGGGCGGCATTCGGGAGATGATCGCTCGCGAACGCTGGTGGGTCGGCGAATACGACGGACGGCTATGCTTCTTCTGCAGCGTCGGCGCGTGGTGCCGCGAAACGGCGCAGTTGCAAGGCGTTTGGAGCCCGCCGGATCTGCGTGGTCGCGGGCTCGCCACCGCATCGCTCACGGCAATTTGCGAAAAGCTACTCGACTTTTCGCCGTCGCTATCGCTGTTCGTCAACGATTTCAACGAAAGCGCGATCGCGATGTACCGTCGCGTCGGCTTCTCGTATGTCGCCGACTACCAGTCGCTTATTTTTTAG
- a CDS encoding GreA/GreB family elongation factor, translating into MSRAFVKEDDDRPERPLPRIAESEHPNYVTPDGMAQLRTALERARAEGDEREAAYLQARVESARVIEPPSRPCKRVMFGAYVVLRQADGTALTLHLVGDDEADPASGKVSWTSPYARALDGHRAGDRVAVHRPAGATVVVIESISYDPQRKDAS; encoded by the coding sequence GTGAGCCGGGCATTCGTCAAAGAAGACGACGATCGGCCGGAACGCCCGTTACCGCGCATCGCCGAAAGCGAACATCCGAACTACGTGACGCCCGATGGAATGGCGCAGCTACGGACGGCGCTCGAACGAGCACGTGCCGAGGGTGACGAGCGCGAGGCCGCATATCTACAAGCGCGCGTGGAGTCTGCGCGCGTCATCGAACCGCCATCGCGACCGTGCAAACGCGTGATGTTTGGCGCGTACGTCGTGCTACGGCAAGCCGACGGAACCGCGCTAACGCTGCATCTCGTCGGCGACGACGAAGCCGATCCGGCTTCCGGAAAAGTCAGCTGGACGTCGCCGTACGCCCGAGCGCTCGACGGGCACCGCGCCGGTGACCGTGTTGCCGTGCATCGTCCAGCCGGCGCGACGGTCGTCGTTATCGAGTCGATCTCGTACGATCCGCAACGCAAGGACGCGTCGTAG
- a CDS encoding NAD-dependent deacylase, whose amino-acid sequence MRELIERLRAAQSVFVLTGSGISAESGLPTFRGVGGLWRTHRVEELASPEGFARDPRLVWTWYNERRAAHERAEPNAGHRALAAMERRVGDFTLATQNVDSLHLRAGSSRVLELHGKLREARCDRCGTGRPIDASGLPLDEIDHACGGRWRPDIVWFGESLPAAVWREAEIAVARAEVILVVGTSAVVYPAAALATRYNAAAYVAEINPEATAISGRVDCVVRCGAAEALPLLDW is encoded by the coding sequence GTGCGGGAATTGATCGAACGATTGCGGGCGGCACAGTCGGTCTTCGTGTTAACCGGTTCGGGCATTTCGGCCGAGAGCGGCTTGCCGACATTTCGTGGCGTCGGCGGCTTGTGGCGCACACATAGAGTCGAAGAACTTGCATCGCCGGAAGGTTTCGCGCGCGACCCACGCTTGGTCTGGACCTGGTATAACGAACGGCGCGCGGCGCACGAACGCGCGGAGCCCAACGCGGGTCATCGCGCGCTGGCCGCGATGGAACGTCGCGTCGGCGATTTTACGTTGGCAACGCAGAACGTCGATTCGCTGCATTTGCGCGCTGGTTCGTCGCGCGTTCTCGAGCTGCACGGCAAACTGCGCGAAGCGCGTTGCGACCGCTGCGGCACGGGCCGTCCGATCGATGCGTCGGGCTTGCCGCTCGACGAAATCGATCATGCCTGCGGCGGGCGTTGGCGCCCCGATATCGTGTGGTTCGGAGAATCGCTGCCGGCCGCGGTGTGGAGGGAAGCCGAGATCGCTGTGGCCCGCGCTGAGGTGATTTTGGTTGTCGGAACCAGCGCGGTAGTCTATCCGGCCGCCGCGCTGGCGACCCGCTACAACGCCGCCGCCTACGTCGCCGAAATCAACCCCGAGGCGACCGCGATCAGCGGCCGGGTGGATTGCGTCGTCCGGTGTGGCGCCGCGGAGGCCTTACCGCTGCTCGATTGGTGA
- a CDS encoding protease pro-enzyme activation domain-containing protein — translation MVASALGLALVLSACSGGHNATLPSLASPDGALGSTQAAVTHSNVSETPLTSIPQMYGKLAFTDSGRHPKNAIVRVALTLKYNNQNELDALVAKLNDPRAGKHRRFLSPNQFNERFAPTREQERSVVRALQTAGFKIEKRYANRTIVDATARTSTVESFFSTEIHSVQQGKYGDRYTNVKPATVPKSIEAVVRDVSLNNLVVVRTVVDSTGGGRTAPVIKTDSVGRQILPLPGIQPNDSSGNLVNGGFETGSLSSWIDETTGSPDANVTSARAHSGTYSAEMGALAPPETYGWSAIAQQVKVPSGGKLSFWVYQGSNEGTLGYGTKYAYQAGYLLNSRGSILTTFYKTVNNTNGWVNYTINLSSYAGQSDYIYFGVYGDGYSKTYTYQYLDDVAWSGATPTPSPTPTAKPTATPTAQPTATPTAKPTATPTAGPTATPTAKPTATPTAQPTSTPGAGCNNSAPDNGPLTNSDGTLATGVAKPFDFPVQHGCNGAGYTAAIVIDDPVNTSYLASYLSASQVTQTGTVTNEAVDGGGSGDDPETDLDVQTIAGLAPGANIIVYDIGSLGDQQIEDAYNKVLTDGKASAVNSSFGGCESSDTSFADSTNAIAEQGASEGVEFSASSGDTGSNECSGKKGVSAPAGGPYFSSIGGINFTDTSQGVLQTVTMGTASGDSGGGGVSTVFALPSFQTGITGMITTGRNQPDYSLPFFPVAVFTGGAFGEYLGTSWSSPASVALIITSDQLHASKLGWVNPTIYSLFSSTGYSTYFTPCTSGSNGAYSCSATQYNQAAGIGAPKGWALANAL, via the coding sequence GTGGTGGCGTCTGCTTTAGGGCTGGCGCTAGTACTGTCCGCATGCAGCGGCGGCCACAACGCAACTCTTCCATCGCTTGCGAGCCCGGACGGAGCGCTCGGGTCGACGCAGGCGGCGGTAACGCATTCGAACGTTTCGGAAACGCCGTTGACGTCGATCCCACAAATGTACGGCAAGCTCGCGTTCACCGATAGCGGGCGCCATCCGAAGAACGCGATCGTTCGCGTTGCTCTCACGCTGAAATACAACAATCAAAACGAACTCGATGCGCTGGTCGCCAAACTCAACGACCCGCGAGCGGGAAAACATCGGCGCTTTCTTTCTCCTAACCAATTTAACGAACGTTTTGCGCCGACGCGCGAGCAAGAACGCAGCGTCGTTCGTGCGTTGCAAACTGCCGGCTTTAAGATCGAAAAACGGTACGCCAACCGGACGATCGTAGATGCCACGGCGCGCACGTCGACCGTCGAAAGCTTTTTCTCGACGGAAATCCACTCGGTGCAGCAGGGTAAGTATGGCGATCGCTATACGAACGTCAAGCCCGCTACCGTTCCGAAATCGATCGAAGCGGTCGTTCGCGACGTTTCGCTCAACAATCTCGTCGTGGTTCGCACGGTCGTAGATTCGACCGGCGGCGGACGCACGGCGCCGGTCATCAAGACCGACTCCGTCGGACGCCAGATTCTTCCGCTGCCGGGCATCCAGCCCAACGATTCCAGCGGTAATCTGGTCAACGGCGGTTTCGAAACCGGTTCGCTGAGCTCGTGGATCGACGAGACCACCGGATCGCCCGACGCGAACGTCACGTCCGCAAGAGCACATTCCGGAACGTACTCGGCGGAAATGGGTGCGCTCGCGCCACCCGAGACGTACGGCTGGTCGGCCATCGCACAACAAGTCAAAGTTCCCAGCGGTGGCAAGCTGAGCTTCTGGGTGTATCAAGGCTCCAACGAAGGCACGCTCGGTTACGGAACCAAGTATGCGTATCAAGCCGGCTATCTGTTGAACAGCCGCGGCAGCATTCTGACCACGTTCTATAAGACGGTAAACAACACCAACGGCTGGGTGAACTACACGATCAACCTCAGCTCGTACGCCGGACAGAGCGATTACATCTACTTCGGGGTGTACGGCGACGGATACAGCAAAACGTACACGTATCAATACCTCGACGATGTTGCGTGGTCGGGCGCGACGCCCACCCCGTCACCGACGCCGACGGCAAAACCGACGGCGACGCCGACGGCACAACCGACCGCAACTCCGACGGCAAAGCCGACGGCAACTCCGACAGCCGGCCCGACTGCGACTCCGACGGCGAAGCCGACAGCCACCCCAACAGCGCAACCGACGTCGACCCCTGGTGCGGGATGCAACAACTCAGCGCCCGACAACGGTCCGTTGACAAACTCGGACGGAACGCTGGCAACCGGCGTTGCGAAGCCGTTCGACTTCCCCGTTCAGCACGGTTGTAACGGCGCCGGATACACCGCCGCGATCGTGATCGACGATCCGGTTAACACGAGCTATCTGGCTTCGTATCTGAGCGCTTCGCAAGTCACGCAGACCGGAACCGTCACCAATGAAGCGGTCGACGGCGGCGGCAGCGGTGACGATCCCGAAACCGATCTCGACGTCCAAACGATCGCCGGTCTCGCGCCGGGCGCGAACATCATCGTGTACGACATCGGATCGCTCGGCGATCAACAAATCGAAGACGCGTACAATAAGGTGCTCACCGACGGGAAAGCGTCGGCCGTGAACTCGTCGTTCGGCGGTTGCGAATCCAGCGATACGTCGTTCGCCGACTCGACCAATGCAATCGCCGAACAGGGCGCATCCGAAGGCGTCGAATTCTCGGCGTCGTCCGGCGATACCGGAAGTAACGAATGCAGCGGCAAGAAGGGCGTGAGCGCGCCGGCCGGCGGTCCGTACTTCTCGTCGATCGGCGGCATTAATTTCACCGACACGTCGCAAGGTGTGCTGCAGACCGTGACCATGGGCACGGCTTCCGGCGACTCCGGCGGCGGCGGCGTTTCGACCGTGTTCGCGCTCCCGAGTTTCCAGACCGGAATCACGGGCATGATCACGACCGGACGCAATCAACCCGACTATTCGTTACCGTTCTTCCCCGTGGCAGTCTTCACGGGTGGCGCGTTCGGCGAATATCTCGGAACGTCGTGGTCATCGCCGGCGTCGGTGGCGTTGATCATCACTTCCGACCAACTCCACGCGAGCAAACTGGGATGGGTTAATCCGACCATTTACAGTCTGTTCAGTTCGACCGGGTACAGCACGTACTTCACGCCTTGCACGTCGGGCAGCAATGGTGCCTACTCGTGTAGTGCGACGCAGTACAATCAAGCAGCCGGCATCGGGGCTCCGAAGGGCTGGGCGCTCGCAAACGCGCTCTAG
- a CDS encoding FecR family protein — protein sequence MQFRRLLALGACIGLVLAGPAVAGDDKQLQSQKGTVSYQVPNGKAVPISVNASVGLADKDFAITGGSSLAQVTLPDSSMVMVGSDTKVQLAFFNQTQIATAKFVVFNGRVRFAVKHAAGAKANYTFSTATATVGVRGTEGDIEYAPDGSLRVNVYEVCSPDAPVVVTTHGGKVFDVRPGQSLFAQAVNGIVQAQVGQLTQAIINQFSPDFGVPTNWDAATGEIVGYAGSSAASAVNNATGGVAGGVAGGAVSSALGGLFHKSQPAATATPGATSTCH from the coding sequence ATGCAATTCCGCCGCTTATTAGCACTAGGAGCCTGCATTGGGCTCGTGCTCGCCGGTCCGGCCGTTGCCGGCGATGACAAACAACTGCAAAGTCAAAAGGGCACCGTTTCGTACCAGGTTCCGAATGGTAAGGCGGTACCGATTTCGGTAAACGCGAGCGTCGGGCTGGCCGACAAAGATTTCGCGATCACCGGCGGATCGTCGCTGGCGCAAGTCACGCTGCCGGATAGTTCGATGGTGATGGTGGGCTCCGACACGAAAGTACAACTCGCGTTTTTCAATCAAACGCAGATCGCGACCGCCAAGTTCGTCGTGTTCAACGGACGCGTCCGCTTCGCGGTCAAGCACGCGGCAGGCGCGAAAGCCAACTACACGTTTTCCACCGCGACCGCGACCGTGGGTGTGCGCGGAACCGAAGGTGACATCGAGTATGCGCCGGACGGTTCGCTCCGGGTGAACGTGTACGAAGTGTGCAGTCCGGATGCACCGGTCGTCGTAACGACGCACGGTGGTAAAGTGTTCGACGTGCGCCCCGGGCAGTCGCTATTCGCGCAGGCGGTCAACGGCATCGTGCAAGCGCAAGTCGGCCAACTCACGCAAGCGATTATCAATCAGTTTTCGCCGGATTTCGGCGTTCCAACCAATTGGGATGCGGCGACCGGCGAGATCGTCGGATACGCGGGCAGTTCGGCCGCGAGTGCGGTCAATAACGCGACCGGCGGCGTCGCGGGCGGCGTTGCCGGCGGTGCCGTCTCGTCAGCCCTAGGCGGGTTGTTTCACAAATCGCAGCCGGCCGCTACGGCGACCCCGGGCGCGACCAGCACCTGCCACTAA
- a CDS encoding SDR family oxidoreductase, protein MANNNKTAIVTGAAKGIGAAIAQRLGSDGFQTVVNYLSSETEANRLVTLIEAAGGRAIAVHGDVSDPAAVRSLFDRAEAEFGPVDVLVNNAGTLQRKPLLDVTDDDYQQLIASNLTGSFNGMREGAKRVRDGGRIINFSTSIIGYYVPTYAIYAATKAAVEAMTHVLAKELGARNVTVNAVAPGPVATDLFLTGASQEIVQRLTGEIPLGRLGQPDDIARVVSFLAGPDSGWVNGQVIKANGGRN, encoded by the coding sequence ATGGCAAATAACAACAAGACGGCGATCGTCACAGGTGCGGCCAAAGGCATCGGCGCCGCAATCGCCCAGCGTTTAGGGTCGGATGGATTCCAGACGGTCGTCAACTACCTCTCGAGTGAAACCGAAGCGAACCGGCTGGTCACCCTAATCGAGGCGGCCGGCGGTCGCGCCATCGCGGTGCACGGCGATGTGTCCGATCCCGCAGCCGTACGTTCGCTGTTCGATCGTGCCGAGGCCGAGTTCGGACCGGTCGACGTACTGGTCAACAACGCCGGTACGTTGCAACGTAAGCCGCTGCTCGACGTCACCGACGACGATTACCAGCAGCTGATTGCGAGCAATCTCACGGGCTCGTTCAACGGCATGCGCGAGGGCGCCAAACGCGTTCGCGACGGCGGCCGCATCATCAACTTCTCGACGAGCATCATCGGCTATTACGTTCCGACGTATGCGATTTACGCGGCGACGAAGGCGGCGGTCGAAGCGATGACGCACGTTCTCGCAAAAGAGCTCGGCGCACGCAATGTCACCGTGAATGCCGTCGCTCCGGGTCCGGTCGCGACCGATCTCTTTCTGACCGGCGCTTCGCAAGAAATCGTCCAACGCCTGACCGGCGAGATCCCACTCGGCCGTCTCGGCCAGCCGGATGACATTGCCCGCGTGGTTTCGTTTCTAGCCGGTCCCGACAGCGGCTGGGTCAACGGCCAAGTGATCAAAGCCAACGGCGGACGTAACTAA
- a CDS encoding glycoside hydrolase family 20 zincin-like fold domain-containing protein, translated as MHRWRRAATVALIALAPVAAYAQPALRLVPAPSVVERVAGCDLPASSLLRAPVGLDAGAFEELQWRWQALGIGSLASGPASKATIAVVHDGSLAPQAYRLAIDRKRAVVWSSDADGAFYGIVTLAQMAQRSNAGWVVPCARIEDRPKLRWRILSDDVSRGPLPTMRYFKERVRTIAAFKMNGYSPYMENAFVDPSNPLPSPLDGITPSQLRALAVYAARYHVTLIPEQQTFAHMHNALRVEQYASAAELPHGFLLSPVDPLSEAYLRSTIDAELAADPHPPFFHIGSDETSTLGAGTTQAYVAQHGLLHAFADHVDAMQKIVAPSGARIMLWGDAVDKDSSIMPMLPRNAVIVNYQYTAQFDFSKSIARIASGGFDQMVAPGASNWNEIYPKIDTAIPNARNFIGAGKVAGVLGAFETVWHDDGESLYEATWYPVLYAAAQAWESRDVDPQTFAASYPSAFFGVDDPRYARDVRSLAAVTNALETSEYDTTNALFWTDPFDVPAQARMAKVDLRQVRLDVESVERHLIDARPPLHANAAFVTFLAARRLDALARKFQIGAEVRAMYADAVANIDELNGPTLRDLYWCRYWMWELRDTYEELAPLYERAWRYESRDGHLASNLERYHVSAQHAISDADALYRATYDGYVRGKTLPSFDTVIGR; from the coding sequence GTGCACCGCTGGAGACGCGCCGCAACCGTCGCTCTGATCGCGCTCGCTCCGGTCGCCGCCTACGCGCAGCCGGCGCTGCGCCTTGTACCGGCACCTTCGGTCGTTGAGAGAGTTGCCGGATGCGATCTTCCGGCATCGTCCCTGCTTCGAGCGCCGGTTGGACTAGATGCCGGCGCGTTCGAAGAGTTGCAGTGGCGTTGGCAAGCGTTGGGCATCGGATCGCTAGCGAGCGGTCCAGCGTCGAAGGCAACGATTGCAGTCGTCCACGACGGTTCGTTGGCGCCACAAGCATATCGCTTGGCTATCGATCGTAAGCGTGCGGTGGTGTGGAGTTCGGATGCTGACGGCGCATTTTATGGGATCGTGACCCTCGCGCAGATGGCGCAGCGGTCGAACGCCGGATGGGTCGTGCCGTGCGCCCGCATCGAAGACCGTCCGAAGCTGCGGTGGCGTATATTGTCCGACGACGTATCGCGCGGACCGCTTCCGACCATGCGTTATTTTAAAGAGCGCGTTCGCACGATCGCGGCCTTTAAGATGAATGGCTATTCGCCGTACATGGAAAATGCGTTCGTCGATCCATCCAATCCGCTACCGTCGCCGCTCGACGGCATCACGCCGTCGCAGTTGCGCGCATTGGCCGTATATGCCGCCCGGTATCATGTCACGCTAATCCCAGAACAGCAGACGTTCGCGCACATGCATAATGCGTTGCGCGTGGAGCAGTACGCATCTGCAGCCGAGTTGCCGCATGGGTTTTTGCTGTCGCCGGTCGACCCGCTGAGCGAGGCGTACCTGCGCAGCACGATCGATGCAGAGCTCGCGGCCGATCCGCATCCGCCGTTCTTCCATATCGGTTCCGACGAAACGTCCACCCTCGGAGCGGGAACGACGCAGGCGTACGTCGCGCAGCATGGGCTGCTACACGCTTTTGCCGATCACGTCGACGCGATGCAGAAGATCGTCGCACCATCGGGTGCGCGAATTATGCTGTGGGGTGATGCGGTCGACAAAGACTCGTCGATCATGCCGATGTTGCCGCGTAACGCCGTGATCGTCAATTACCAATATACCGCGCAGTTTGATTTTTCCAAGTCGATCGCACGCATAGCGAGTGGCGGCTTCGACCAGATGGTCGCGCCCGGCGCCAGCAATTGGAATGAGATCTATCCGAAGATCGATACCGCCATCCCCAACGCACGCAATTTCATCGGCGCCGGCAAGGTCGCCGGCGTGCTCGGTGCATTCGAAACGGTTTGGCACGACGATGGCGAGTCGTTATATGAAGCGACGTGGTATCCGGTATTGTATGCGGCGGCTCAGGCATGGGAATCCCGCGACGTCGACCCGCAAACGTTCGCGGCGAGCTATCCGAGCGCGTTTTTCGGCGTCGACGACCCGCGATACGCGCGCGATGTTCGCTCGTTGGCCGCCGTCACGAATGCGCTTGAAACGTCGGAATACGACACGACCAACGCGTTGTTTTGGACCGATCCGTTCGACGTGCCGGCGCAGGCTCGCATGGCCAAGGTCGATTTGCGCCAAGTGCGCCTCGATGTGGAGTCGGTCGAACGGCATCTGATCGACGCACGTCCGCCGCTACATGCCAACGCGGCATTCGTGACATTCTTGGCGGCGCGCAGGCTCGACGCGCTGGCGCGCAAGTTCCAAATCGGAGCAGAAGTGCGTGCGATGTACGCCGATGCGGTCGCGAATATCGACGAGCTAAACGGGCCGACGCTGCGCGACCTGTATTGGTGCCGCTATTGGATGTGGGAGTTGCGCGATACCTACGAAGAGCTGGCGCCACTCTACGAGCGGGCTTGGCGCTACGAATCGCGTGACGGTCATCTCGCTTCGAACCTCGAGCGCTACCATGTGTCCGCTCAGCACGCGATTAGCGACGCCGATGCACTCTACCGCGCGACCTACGACGGCTACGTGCGCGGCAAGACGCTTCCGTCGTTCGATACGGTCATCGGTCGATGA